One window from the genome of Hydractinia symbiolongicarpus strain clone_291-10 chromosome 1, HSymV2.1, whole genome shotgun sequence encodes:
- the LOC130627599 gene encoding uncharacterized protein LOC130627599, translating into MDTLNTILKLNRPACYMTTLDLKEAYYTVPAQKYLKFVFDDVLYKYLDLPNGLCSGPRKFTKLLNYIIAEYLADIFNTHMPYNKCLEGVINSRTSDKEKKGNITKICTELIRCNFTSIQKVSSVSGALVSCFPRVKFGKLFYRNLEHDKTSALKNNSGKFDFKMQIATRSKKELQWWVDNILTSFNTIGYTNPDLVIETDASNTGWGAVSESIKINEFWDKNERDLHTNALELKQFDNTTAVFCIKKMGTSHSLICNDIVFEIWTLAKVWINGYLFHIPGKENNIADSDAWGVNAFLFDWKDFKFYAFPRFSLIPKVLQKIFFEKATGVFVVRNWPYQRLYSQYQEILIGDPIFISPRKHLLNLPLRLEVTQPIDESLTQLIGIVSGKLKITRQYSALNTARSALTIIMEPQYGINFGRQPIMKRYMHGEFKLRLPRYSFTYDIDIVLKHLESLGDPDKLPLKIFNIPDLFIRELLKTSRPAHNVAPLEILKYDLSRNICLVENLKQYLKITFPLRGLFVKLFRSIQAPHKPVCTSTLSRWKKHLAAEKSVNSDDSPGDRFMFSKDIEKVFSQHGRSCGKQNDAPSVGLP; encoded by the exons ATGGATACATTAAATACTATTCTTAAGCTAAACAGACCTGCTTGTTATATGACCACATTAGATCTCAAAGAGGCTTATTACACAGTACCAGcacaaaaatacttaaaatttgtttttgatgatGTTCTATACAAGTACTTAGATTTACCAAATGGATTATGTTCTGGTCCAAGAAAATTCACAAAATTACTAAATTATATTATAGCAGAATATTTGGCCGACATATTTAACACACACATGCCATATAATAAATGTCTTGAAGGAGTCATTAATTCCAGAACAAGTG ataaagaaaagaaaggaaATATTACCAAAATATGTACAGAATTAATTCGATGTAATTTTACATCAATACAAAAGGTTTCCTCTGTCAGTGGTGCCCTGGTCAGCTGCTTTCCAAGAGTAAAATTTGGAAAACTGTTTTACAGAAATCTGGAGCATGATAAGACATCAGCTTTAAAGAACAATTCAggaaaatttgattttaaaatgcAAATTGCAACAAGATCAAAAAAGGAACTGCAGTGGTGGGTAGATAATATATTGACTAGTTTTAACACAATAGGTTATACAAACCCTGacttagttattgaaactgatGCATCAAATACTGGATGGGGTGCTGTGTCTGAATCcatcaaaataaatgaattttggGACaaaaatgaaagagatttacacACAAATGCTCTTGAACTAAAGCAATTTGACAACACTACAGCAGTTTTTTGCATTAAAAAGATGGGTACCTCTCATTCATTAATTTGCAACGACATAGTTTTCGAAATCTGGACTCTGGCAAAAGTCTGGATAAATGGATATCTATTTCATATTCCtggaaaagaaaataatattgcAG ACTCAGATGCTTGGGGTGTTAatgcatttttatttgattgGAAAGATTTTAAATTCTATGCATTTCCACGATTTTCACTGATACCCAAAgtcttgcaaaaaatatttttcgaaaaGGCTACTGGAGTATTTGTTGTGCGAAACTGGCCATATCAGCGTTTGTATTCTCAATACCAAGAAATACTAATTGGAGACCCTATCTTCATTTCCCCTAGAAAACACCTGCTGAATCTACCGTTACGTCTAGAAGTAACACAGCCAATTGATGAAAGCTTGACCCAATTAATTGGGATAGTGTCTGGAAAGCTAAAAAT CACAAGGCAATATTCTGCACTTAATACTGCAAGATCAGCATTAACAATCATAATGGAGCCTCAATATGGAATTAACTTTGGGAGGCAACCAATTATGAAACGTTATATGCATGGAGAATTTAAATTGCGTCTGCCACGTTACTCCTTTACGTATGATATAGATATTGTCTTAAAACATCTCGAGTCACTTGGAGATCCTGACAAGCTAcccttgaaaatttttaacatacCGGACT TGTTCATAAGAGAACTTTTGAAAACATCTCGACCTGCACATAATGTTGCTCCTttagaaatattaaaatacGACCTATCAAGAAATATATGTTTagtagaaaatttaaaacaatatttaaaaatcacttttccATTGAGAGGCTTATTTGTTAAATTGTTTAGAAGCATACAAGCACCACATAAACCTGTGTGTACGTCAACCTTGTCTCGTTGG AAAAAACATCTGGCAGCTGAGAAATCTGTTAATTCTGACGATAGTCCAGGGGATCGT TTCATGTTCAGCAAAGATATCGAAAAGGTTTTTTCACAACATGGACGATCTTGTGGAAAACAAAATGATGCTCCATCAGTTGGTTTGCCATAA